The Streptomyces sp. NBC_00344 genome includes a window with the following:
- a CDS encoding DUF1707 and FHA domain-containing protein, whose product MTSSSESPAYEPHTASARLSDAERDRVLGVLREGAAQGRLSPDTFMRRMELALAARRSDELVVLTADLGSTRGWSQRLFGAVGRMSAFSERLRGAWTSERLPKLLLPAPGPYPLRIGRDPVNGLRLNHETVSRIHAELGVQAGVWVLRDLGSTNGTTVNGRRVTGAVVVRDGDSVSFGRMGFRLSSG is encoded by the coding sequence GTGACGTCCTCTTCCGAGTCCCCCGCGTACGAGCCCCACACGGCTTCCGCCCGGCTTTCCGACGCCGAGCGCGACCGTGTCCTCGGCGTACTCAGGGAGGGTGCCGCGCAGGGCAGACTGTCGCCCGACACCTTCATGCGGCGGATGGAACTGGCGCTGGCGGCCCGCAGGTCCGACGAACTGGTCGTCCTCACGGCGGACCTGGGGAGCACGCGCGGCTGGTCACAGCGGCTCTTCGGCGCGGTCGGCCGGATGTCCGCCTTCTCGGAGCGGCTGCGCGGGGCCTGGACATCGGAGAGGCTGCCGAAACTGCTGCTGCCGGCCCCCGGACCGTATCCGCTGCGTATCGGCCGCGATCCGGTCAACGGACTGCGGCTGAACCACGAGACGGTCTCCCGCATCCACGCCGAACTCGGGGTGCAGGCCGGGGTGTGGGTGCTGCGCGACCTCGGATCGACCAACGGCACCACGGTGAACGGCCGCCGGGTGACGGGAGCGGTGGTGGTCCGGGACGGGGACTCGGTGAGCTTCGGACGGATGGGCTTCCGCTTGTCGTCCGGCTGA
- a CDS encoding cytochrome P450, with product MAADPAAGIQTGVPDLPHVLGLGSDPYHFYRTLREYRPLAYDPHLGAYLVSRYTDVAAALADVRLARPRSTDCCEPGDSRCASPLAGAPRAVRESMTLVFGQIVERTAFVLASRLARRREADLVAEFCSWLPAGVVATAAGLPYDAIARVDRATLHARVGPVREREGEGTAWLAGLLADRVGVTERALASLVASLLDHPDQLAAVRADPALIPRAWQESLRRNPPVHVLVRRAVQDMELAGGTVPAGAAVACLIGSAGRDPARFAGPDRFDLFRADPGQLTFGPPGCPVARLAALQAQYGLRALFDAMPGMRWAEGFRPVETGVLTRAPRSLLVRPA from the coding sequence ATGGCCGCTGACCCGGCCGCGGGGATACAGACCGGCGTTCCGGATCTTCCCCATGTTCTGGGCCTGGGCAGCGATCCGTACCACTTCTACCGCACCCTGCGCGAGTACCGCCCATTGGCCTACGACCCCCATCTGGGCGCCTACCTGGTGAGCCGGTACACCGATGTCGCCGCGGCGCTCGCCGACGTCAGGCTCGCCCGCCCGCGCTCCACCGACTGCTGCGAGCCGGGTGACAGCCGGTGTGCGTCCCCTCTCGCGGGTGCGCCCCGAGCGGTCCGTGAGTCCATGACGCTCGTCTTCGGGCAGATCGTGGAAAGAACCGCCTTCGTCCTGGCCAGCAGGCTTGCCAGGCGGCGCGAGGCCGATCTGGTGGCCGAGTTCTGCAGCTGGCTGCCCGCCGGAGTGGTCGCTACCGCCGCCGGTCTGCCCTATGACGCGATCGCCCGCGTCGACCGTGCCACCCTGCACGCGCGCGTCGGACCGGTCCGGGAACGGGAGGGGGAGGGCACCGCCTGGCTGGCCGGGCTGCTCGCCGACCGGGTCGGCGTCACCGAGAGGGCGCTCGCCTCGCTCGTCGCGAGCCTTCTCGACCATCCCGATCAGCTGGCCGCGGTACGCGCGGACCCGGCACTGATCCCGCGTGCCTGGCAGGAGTCGCTGCGCCGCAATCCGCCGGTCCATGTCCTGGTCCGCAGGGCGGTGCAGGACATGGAGCTGGCCGGCGGGACCGTGCCCGCCGGCGCCGCCGTGGCCTGCCTGATCGGGTCTGCCGGCCGGGACCCGGCACGCTTCGCGGGCCCCGACCGCTTCGATCTGTTCCGTGCCGACCCCGGACAGCTCACCTTCGGCCCGCCGGGTTGCCCGGTGGCGCGGCTTGCCGCACTTCAGGCGCAGTACGGGCTGCGGGCCTTGTTCGACGCCATGCCCGGGATGCGCTGGGCCGAAGGCTTCAGGCCGGTCGAGACCGGGGTGCTCACCCGCGCGCCCCGGTCTCTGCTGGTGCGGCCCGCTTGA
- a CDS encoding SAV2148 family HEPN domain-containing protein, with amino-acid sequence MGSGGLELPPGDPGHEGGSTDVPPGAVSLARPVEIGAELDWGADAWNEVRTRAQRAGRAYIWLNLVEQRLRAVVAAVLRPIYEPVHGDEWVVAAAGPAGQEWVQRAVAVREVSRRKGYLLDPADDNVLSFLTLPQLRELMVQHWPCFEPYYDDRRDVELALDELEVTRNVVSRNRALSEAVLSQAERASSRLLNILGAGSGAPSADRLPVDAVEDLVGDRYADVVSVHPDRVRLQRQIPAEDLFGGARRLDAIGIGLNLLVQNFSGRRLVRLAESGCRVRLLFLNPASSAVKRRERELGLKKGELSRSVEMNILHMRRVRSRLRDPGAFEIHVFDETPRFMACLVDGDGADGLAVVQSYLRRARGMEAPVLVLRGGGRSVVRHGQDTEHGLFETYRDEFESVWTDSRPVS; translated from the coding sequence GTGGGCTCGGGAGGGCTGGAGCTACCCCCAGGTGACCCAGGTCACGAAGGGGGCTCCACAGATGTCCCGCCCGGCGCGGTGTCACTCGCCCGGCCCGTGGAGATCGGGGCGGAGCTGGACTGGGGCGCGGACGCCTGGAACGAGGTGCGTACGCGCGCCCAGCGGGCCGGCCGGGCATACATCTGGCTGAACCTCGTGGAGCAGCGGCTCCGTGCGGTGGTGGCCGCTGTGCTGCGCCCGATCTACGAGCCGGTGCACGGTGACGAGTGGGTGGTCGCGGCCGCGGGACCGGCCGGTCAGGAGTGGGTGCAGCGCGCCGTGGCGGTACGGGAGGTCTCCCGCCGCAAGGGGTATCTGCTCGACCCCGCCGACGACAATGTGCTCAGCTTTCTGACGCTGCCGCAGCTGCGCGAGCTCATGGTGCAGCACTGGCCGTGCTTCGAGCCGTACTACGACGACCGGCGCGATGTGGAACTGGCCCTGGACGAGCTGGAGGTCACCCGCAACGTGGTCTCCCGCAACCGTGCGCTGTCCGAAGCGGTTCTGTCCCAGGCCGAACGTGCGTCGTCCCGGCTGCTGAACATCCTGGGTGCCGGATCGGGCGCGCCGTCCGCCGACCGCCTCCCGGTGGACGCCGTCGAGGATCTGGTGGGGGACCGCTACGCGGATGTCGTCAGCGTTCACCCGGACCGGGTCCGGCTGCAGCGCCAGATCCCGGCCGAGGACCTTTTCGGCGGCGCGCGCAGGCTCGACGCCATAGGCATAGGCCTGAACCTCCTCGTGCAGAACTTCTCCGGCCGGCGTCTGGTACGGCTGGCGGAGTCGGGCTGCCGCGTCCGGCTGCTCTTCCTGAACCCGGCGAGCAGCGCCGTCAAGCGGCGCGAACGGGAACTCGGTCTGAAGAAGGGAGAGCTGAGCCGTTCGGTGGAGATGAACATCCTGCACATGCGGCGGGTGCGCTCCCGGCTGCGGGACCCGGGCGCCTTCGAGATCCATGTCTTCGACGAGACCCCGCGCTTCATGGCGTGTCTGGTCGACGGTGACGGCGCCGACGGGCTCGCCGTGGTCCAGTCGTATCTGCGCAGGGCCCGCGGCATGGAGGCCCCGGTGCTGGTACTGCGGGGCGGCGGCCGGTCGGTGGTCCGGCACGGACAGGACACGGAACACGGTCTCTTCGAGACCTACCGGGATGAATTCGAGTCCGTGTGGACGGACTCCCGCCCGGTCTCCTGA
- a CDS encoding 3'-5' exonuclease, producing MSWHRGPLVGFDLETTGTDPLEARIVTAAVVGGRDGNPSRQREWLANPGILIPAQASAIHGISSERAVAHGRPVRDVADEIAETLTGYWTQGVPVVAYNAAFDLSLLTAELRRYGLASLSDRLGGAPVGPVIDPLTIDRGVDRYRKGKRTLEAACAEYGVVLDGAHQATADALAAVRVAIAIAERHPQVAALDLAELHLNQVEWYADWATGFQEFLRSKGNADAAVDTDWPLRGAASAVR from the coding sequence ATGAGCTGGCATCGGGGACCGCTGGTCGGCTTCGACCTGGAGACGACGGGCACGGATCCGCTGGAGGCGCGGATCGTGACGGCCGCGGTCGTCGGAGGCAGGGACGGCAATCCGTCACGGCAGCGGGAATGGCTGGCGAATCCGGGGATCCTCATCCCCGCACAGGCCTCTGCGATTCACGGCATCAGCAGTGAGCGGGCGGTGGCGCACGGCAGGCCGGTGCGCGACGTGGCCGACGAGATCGCAGAAACGCTGACCGGGTACTGGACGCAGGGCGTGCCCGTCGTCGCGTACAACGCGGCATTTGATCTGAGCCTGCTGACCGCGGAGCTGCGCCGTTACGGCCTGGCCTCGCTCAGCGACCGGCTGGGCGGTGCTCCGGTCGGGCCGGTCATCGACCCCCTCACCATCGACCGGGGCGTCGACCGCTACCGCAAGGGCAAGCGGACCCTGGAGGCGGCGTGCGCCGAATACGGCGTGGTGCTTGACGGCGCCCACCAGGCGACGGCCGACGCGCTGGCGGCGGTGCGGGTGGCGATCGCCATAGCCGAGCGGCATCCGCAGGTCGCTGCCCTGGACCTCGCTGAGCTGCACCTGAACCAGGTCGAGTGGTACGCGGACTGGGCGACCGGCTTTCAGGAGTTCCTGCGGAGCAAGGGAAACGCGGACGCCGCTGTTGACACGGACTGGCCTCTGCGCGGGGCGGCTTCGGCAGTCCGTTAG
- a CDS encoding GH1 family beta-glucosidase gives MTLPPLPGSLPAFPPGFLWGASASAFQTEGAAGTDGKGPSGWDEFAGRPGRIKDGSDGSLGTGFYDRYREDVALLAALGAGAFRFSVSWPRVVPGGTGPVNPAGLDFYDRLVDELCAHGITPVPTLYHWDTPLPLEQAGGWLNRDTAHRFAEYASTVAGRLADRVPMWITINEPAEVTLLGYALGEHAPGRKLLFDALPAAHHQLLAHGLAVAALRAAGAADIGIAVSHTPVLAASDSEQDRFGAELYDTISNWLFADPLLTGAYPDENFAALMPGPVADDLDIISAPLDWYGVNYYNPTLVGAPAPQALDSFSGFEMPGELPFGIRKIEGYETTDFGWPVVPDGLRDMLVGLKRRYGDRLPPLCITENGCSYDGIEDARRITFLDGHLRSLHAAMAEGLDVRGYFTWSLTDNFEWIEGYAQRFGLVHVDYPTMRRTPKDSYHWYREVIRAQRDLRRPLPG, from the coding sequence ATGACCTTGCCGCCGCTGCCCGGATCGCTGCCCGCCTTCCCGCCCGGCTTTCTCTGGGGTGCCTCGGCATCCGCATTCCAGACCGAGGGAGCTGCGGGAACCGACGGCAAGGGGCCTTCCGGCTGGGACGAGTTCGCCGGGCGGCCCGGACGGATCAAGGACGGCAGCGACGGCTCGCTCGGCACCGGCTTCTACGACAGATACCGCGAGGATGTCGCGTTGCTCGCCGCTCTGGGCGCCGGGGCCTTCCGGTTCTCCGTCAGCTGGCCGCGCGTCGTTCCCGGCGGGACCGGGCCGGTCAACCCGGCCGGTCTCGACTTCTACGACCGGCTGGTCGACGAACTGTGCGCGCACGGCATCACCCCCGTGCCGACGCTCTACCACTGGGACACCCCGCTGCCCCTGGAGCAGGCGGGCGGCTGGCTGAACCGGGACACCGCCCACCGGTTCGCCGAATACGCGAGCACGGTCGCCGGGCGGCTCGCCGACCGGGTCCCGATGTGGATCACCATCAACGAGCCCGCAGAGGTGACCCTCCTCGGCTATGCGCTGGGCGAGCACGCCCCCGGCAGGAAGCTGCTCTTCGACGCCCTGCCCGCCGCTCATCACCAGCTGCTCGCCCACGGTCTGGCCGTCGCTGCGCTGCGGGCGGCCGGCGCGGCGGACATCGGGATCGCCGTCTCGCACACCCCCGTCCTGGCAGCCTCCGACAGCGAGCAGGACCGGTTCGGCGCCGAGCTGTACGACACGATCTCCAACTGGCTGTTCGCCGACCCGCTGCTCACCGGCGCCTACCCGGACGAGAACTTCGCCGCCCTGATGCCCGGCCCGGTCGCCGACGACCTGGACATCATCTCGGCCCCGCTCGACTGGTACGGGGTGAACTACTACAACCCCACCCTCGTCGGCGCCCCCGCGCCTCAGGCCCTCGACTCCTTCTCCGGGTTCGAGATGCCGGGTGAACTGCCCTTCGGCATACGGAAGATCGAGGGCTACGAGACGACTGATTTCGGCTGGCCGGTGGTACCCGACGGGCTGCGGGACATGCTCGTCGGGCTCAAGAGGCGCTACGGGGACCGGCTGCCGCCGCTCTGCATCACGGAGAACGGGTGCAGCTACGACGGCATCGAGGACGCCCGCAGAATCACGTTCCTGGACGGCCATCTGCGGTCCCTGCACGCGGCGATGGCCGAAGGGCTGGATGTCCGCGGCTACTTCACCTGGTCGCTCACCGACAACTTCGAGTGGATCGAGGGCTACGCACAGCGTTTCGGCCTGGTCCATGTCGACTACCCGACCATGCGGCGCACCCCCAAGGACTCGTACCACTGGTACCGGGAAGTGATCCGCGCCCAGAGGGATCTCAGGCGTCCCCTGCCAGGGTGA
- the glgX gene encoding glycogen debranching protein GlgX, which yields MQVWPGQTYPLGATYDGAGTNFAVFSEAADRIELCLLHDDGSETAVELRETDAFVRHAYLPGIMPGQRYGFRAHGPYTPESGQRCNSAKLLLDPYAKAVSGQVKWDESVYGYHFGRPNSRNDLDSAPHTMTSVVVNPYFDWGDDRLPRTPYHETVLYEAHVKGLTMLHPGLPDEMRGTYAALAHPAVIEHLTELGITALELMPVHQFVNDHRLADAGLSNYWGYNTIGFFAPHNSYASWGDRGEQVLEFKQAVRALHEAGIEVILDVVYNHTAEGNHLGPTLSFRGLDNTSYYRLTDDPRYYMDTTGTGNSLLMRSPHVLQMIMDSLRYWVTEMHVDGFRFDLAATLARQFHEVDRLSSFFDLVQQDPVVSQVKLIAEPWDVGEGGYQVGNFPPLWTEWNGKYRDTVRDLWRGEPRTLAEFAGRLTGSSDLYQDDGRRPLASINFTTCHDGFTLHDLVAYNDKHNEANGENNRDGESHNRSWNCGTEGGTDDPAVRELRDRQMRNFMATLLLSQGVPMLSHGDEFARTQQGNNNAYCQDSELAWVAWPDPAQPASGDGAEGTLLDFTRAMVALRREHPVFRRRRFFHGRPVEGTHDELSDIAWFTPEGGEMVQRDWQAAHAKALTVFLNGNAISEPGTRGERIADDSFLMMFNASAEEIEFLVPVNHGRQWEVVVDTARTEGVPPGQGPKVDAGDRITLIGRSLTVLKRPA from the coding sequence ATGCAGGTCTGGCCGGGACAGACATACCCTCTCGGCGCCACGTACGACGGCGCCGGAACCAACTTCGCGGTCTTTTCGGAGGCCGCCGACCGAATCGAGTTGTGCCTTCTGCACGACGACGGTTCAGAGACAGCGGTGGAGCTCCGCGAGACGGACGCCTTCGTCCGCCACGCCTACCTGCCCGGGATCATGCCCGGTCAGCGGTACGGATTCCGGGCGCACGGCCCCTATACGCCGGAGAGCGGGCAGCGCTGCAACTCCGCGAAGCTGCTTCTCGACCCCTACGCCAAAGCGGTCAGCGGGCAGGTCAAGTGGGACGAGTCGGTCTACGGCTACCACTTCGGCCGGCCGAACTCGCGCAACGACCTGGACTCGGCGCCGCACACGATGACGTCGGTGGTCGTCAACCCGTATTTCGACTGGGGCGACGACCGGCTGCCGCGGACGCCGTACCACGAGACGGTGCTCTACGAAGCCCACGTCAAGGGCCTGACGATGCTTCATCCCGGCCTGCCGGACGAGATGCGGGGAACGTACGCGGCACTCGCCCATCCGGCTGTCATCGAACATCTGACCGAACTCGGCATCACAGCACTGGAACTGATGCCGGTTCACCAGTTCGTCAACGACCACAGGCTGGCCGACGCGGGACTCTCCAACTACTGGGGATACAACACCATCGGCTTCTTCGCCCCGCACAACTCCTACGCCTCCTGGGGGGACCGCGGCGAGCAGGTGCTCGAGTTCAAGCAGGCGGTACGGGCCCTGCACGAGGCCGGGATCGAGGTGATCCTCGATGTCGTCTACAACCACACGGCGGAGGGCAACCACCTGGGCCCCACGCTCTCCTTCCGGGGCCTGGACAACACCTCCTACTACCGGCTGACCGACGACCCCCGCTACTACATGGACACCACGGGCACCGGCAACAGTCTGCTGATGCGCTCCCCGCACGTACTCCAGATGATCATGGATTCGCTGCGGTACTGGGTCACCGAGATGCACGTCGACGGCTTCCGCTTCGACCTCGCGGCGACCCTGGCCCGCCAGTTCCACGAGGTGGACCGTCTCTCCTCGTTCTTCGATCTCGTGCAGCAGGACCCGGTGGTCTCCCAGGTGAAGCTGATCGCCGAGCCCTGGGACGTCGGCGAGGGCGGCTACCAGGTGGGCAACTTCCCGCCGTTGTGGACCGAGTGGAACGGCAAGTACCGCGATACGGTCCGGGACCTGTGGCGCGGCGAACCACGGACCCTCGCGGAGTTCGCCGGACGGCTGACCGGCTCCTCCGACCTGTATCAGGACGACGGACGGCGTCCGCTCGCCTCCATCAACTTCACCACCTGCCACGACGGCTTCACCCTGCATGACCTGGTCGCCTACAACGACAAGCACAACGAGGCGAACGGCGAGAACAACCGGGACGGCGAGAGCCACAACCGGTCCTGGAACTGCGGGACCGAGGGCGGGACGGACGACCCGGCCGTACGGGAACTGCGCGACCGTCAGATGCGTAACTTCATGGCCACACTGCTGCTCTCGCAGGGCGTGCCGATGCTGAGCCACGGCGACGAGTTCGCCCGTACCCAGCAGGGCAACAACAACGCCTACTGCCAGGACAGCGAGCTGGCCTGGGTCGCCTGGCCGGACCCGGCACAGCCTGCCTCCGGCGACGGCGCCGAGGGCACACTGCTCGACTTCACCCGTGCGATGGTGGCCCTGCGCAGGGAACACCCGGTCTTCAGACGGCGGCGCTTCTTTCACGGCCGCCCGGTGGAGGGCACCCATGACGAGCTCTCCGACATCGCCTGGTTCACCCCCGAAGGCGGCGAGATGGTGCAGCGCGACTGGCAGGCGGCCCACGCCAAGGCCCTGACCGTCTTCCTCAACGGCAACGCCATTTCGGAGCCAGGCACCCGCGGCGAGCGGATCGCGGACGACTCGTTTCTGATGATGTTCAACGCGAGCGCGGAGGAGATCGAATTCCTGGTACCGGTGAATCACGGCCGGCAGTGGGAGGTCGTCGTCGACACGGCCCGTACGGAGGGTGTCCCGCCGGGGCAGGGGCCGAAAGTCGACGCCGGTGACCGGATCACGCTGATCGGGAGGAGCCTGACCGTGCTGAAACGGCCGGCCTGA
- a CDS encoding phosphotransferase enzyme family protein, whose amino-acid sequence MDESTARDVLAAAGLAREAALLSLGENAVFAADGLVVKIGRDAELLERAERELAVALWLAQTEVPAVRAADPRPRMIDGHPVTLWHRLPDALRPAEPADLAALLRAVHALPGPDTPLPGRRLLDGVERWLRLAGDAIDPADAAFLRERRDGFATAAAALTPHLPPGPIHGDALPRNVHIGPSGPVLVDLETFSSDLREHDLVVMALSRDRYGLPAQAYDEFTRAYGWDVREWEGCTVLRGARETASCAWVAQHAPSNPGALAEFRRRVASLREGDPEVRWYPF is encoded by the coding sequence ATGGACGAGTCAACGGCCCGGGACGTACTGGCTGCCGCGGGTCTGGCCCGGGAAGCGGCGCTACTGTCGCTGGGCGAGAACGCGGTCTTCGCGGCCGACGGTCTCGTCGTCAAGATCGGCCGGGACGCGGAACTCCTGGAACGCGCCGAACGCGAACTGGCCGTCGCGCTCTGGCTGGCGCAGACCGAGGTCCCCGCGGTCCGCGCCGCGGACCCGAGGCCCCGCATGATCGACGGCCACCCGGTCACCCTCTGGCACCGGCTTCCCGATGCCCTGCGCCCCGCGGAGCCGGCCGACCTCGCCGCGCTGCTCCGCGCCGTTCACGCGCTGCCCGGCCCGGACACTCCACTGCCCGGGCGCCGGTTGCTCGACGGCGTCGAGCGCTGGCTGCGGCTGGCAGGGGATGCGATCGACCCGGCCGACGCGGCATTCCTGCGCGAACGCCGGGACGGATTCGCCACTGCGGCCGCCGCGCTGACACCGCATCTGCCACCCGGTCCGATCCATGGCGACGCGCTGCCCCGCAACGTCCACATCGGACCGAGCGGGCCGGTCCTGGTCGACCTCGAGACCTTCTCGTCGGACCTCCGCGAACACGATCTGGTCGTGATGGCACTCTCCCGGGACCGCTACGGGCTTCCCGCGCAGGCCTACGACGAGTTCACCCGCGCCTACGGCTGGGACGTACGGGAGTGGGAGGGGTGCACCGTACTGCGCGGCGCCCGGGAGACGGCCAGCTGCGCCTGGGTGGCCCAGCACGCCCCGAGCAACCCCGGGGCACTCGCCGAATTCCGCCGCAGGGTGGCCTCGCTGCGTGAGGGCGACCCCGAAGTGCGGTGGTATCCCTTCTGA
- a CDS encoding GlsB/YeaQ/YmgE family stress response membrane protein — MEISGIISAIVIGIVIGVLGRLVVPGRQHIGILWTIVVGIVAAFIGAFIAHAVGVDDTKGVDWIEWLIQIGLAAVGIAALDRSSSRR; from the coding sequence ATGGAGATCTCAGGCATCATCAGTGCGATCGTGATCGGCATCGTCATCGGCGTGCTGGGGCGGCTGGTCGTCCCCGGCCGTCAGCACATCGGGATCCTCTGGACGATCGTGGTCGGTATCGTGGCCGCGTTCATCGGAGCGTTCATCGCCCATGCCGTCGGTGTCGACGACACCAAGGGCGTGGACTGGATCGAGTGGCTCATCCAGATCGGGCTCGCGGCTGTGGGTATCGCCGCGCTCGACCGCTCGAGCAGCCGTCGCTGA
- the treY gene encoding malto-oligosyltrehalose synthase has protein sequence MTPTATYRLQIQPEFPFSAAEKAVPYLAALGVSHLHLSPVLDAVPGSTHGYDVVDHTLVREELGGEKGLRSLARAARTHGLGLVVDIVPNHMAAAPRFNRQLWEVLREGPASPYARWFDIDWEAGGGKVLLPVLGHRIGDELGRLSVDGDVLRYYGHAFPLREGTANLPLPALLDAQWYRLAWWRLARTELNYRRFFTISDLIGLRVEDPEVFAATHAKILELMHDGVVDGLRVDHPDGLADPGGYLGRLDEATGGRWTVVEKILTGDEQLPADWPVAGTTGYEALHRIDGLFTDPAGADELARRYRDFTGLPADRGGHWEATVRRAAYEVITHELAAETAFLVRTAARICEADPALRDHAPWALRLALRELLVRLTVYRPYVTAGGPTPGTADATLDEETVRQAVASFSVDEESSAVGVVRGLALGRLGGGQDRATFCARFAQTASALRAKSVEDTAFYRYTPLIPAGEVGGDPGSPATSPAQFHAFCARRARDWPAGGTVLTTHDTKRSADVRARIAVLTECPARWAELLGRLTTPAPDPQVAWAAWQTALGFGAPDQERLGPALLKSVREAGLRTSWTEQNPEYEQAVADFVAAGPAGPAYVAVARFSRGLDPHARANVLGAALVHLTMPGVPDLYQGTEDVYLALMDPDNRRPMRPVGPPGPSDTADRPDLSAEKCAMTRTALLLRREYPEVFGESGSYAPLTAEGPAGDHCLAFCRSGEVVTAVTRLSLRLADAGGWRDTALPLPAGVWSDLLHPEREFTGTVAVRDLFAGRPVALLKRAAPAETGARG, from the coding sequence ATGACGCCCACTGCGACGTACCGGCTCCAGATCCAGCCGGAGTTCCCCTTCTCGGCCGCCGAGAAAGCAGTGCCGTATCTCGCTGCCCTCGGCGTGTCGCATCTCCATCTGTCGCCGGTCCTGGACGCGGTGCCCGGCTCCACCCACGGCTATGACGTGGTCGACCACACCCTCGTACGCGAAGAGCTCGGCGGCGAGAAGGGCCTGCGGTCCCTGGCCAGGGCCGCACGGACACACGGGCTCGGCCTGGTCGTGGACATCGTGCCGAACCACATGGCGGCGGCCCCCCGTTTCAACCGGCAGCTGTGGGAAGTGCTCCGCGAAGGGCCCGCGTCGCCGTACGCGCGCTGGTTCGACATCGACTGGGAAGCCGGCGGCGGCAAGGTGCTGCTGCCGGTGCTGGGGCACCGCATCGGCGACGAACTGGGAAGGCTGTCCGTCGACGGAGATGTGCTGCGCTACTACGGTCACGCCTTTCCGCTGCGCGAGGGCACCGCGAATCTGCCGCTGCCCGCACTGCTGGATGCGCAGTGGTACCGGCTGGCCTGGTGGCGGCTCGCCCGTACCGAGCTCAACTACCGGCGTTTCTTCACCATCTCCGACCTGATCGGCCTGCGCGTCGAGGATCCCGAGGTCTTCGCCGCGACCCATGCCAAGATCCTGGAGCTGATGCACGACGGCGTGGTCGACGGGCTGCGCGTCGACCACCCGGACGGCCTCGCGGATCCGGGCGGATACCTCGGCCGGCTGGACGAGGCGACCGGCGGCCGCTGGACGGTGGTCGAGAAGATCCTCACCGGTGACGAACAGCTGCCTGCCGACTGGCCGGTCGCCGGGACGACCGGCTATGAAGCCCTGCACCGGATCGACGGACTGTTCACCGACCCGGCAGGCGCGGACGAGCTGGCCCGCCGCTACCGGGACTTCACCGGGTTGCCGGCGGACCGGGGCGGTCACTGGGAAGCGACGGTGCGCCGGGCGGCGTACGAGGTGATCACCCATGAGCTGGCCGCGGAGACGGCGTTCCTGGTCCGTACGGCGGCGCGGATCTGCGAGGCGGACCCCGCGCTGCGCGACCATGCGCCGTGGGCGCTGCGGCTGGCGCTGCGCGAACTGCTGGTGCGCCTCACCGTCTACCGGCCGTATGTGACCGCCGGCGGCCCGACCCCCGGCACGGCGGATGCCACGCTGGACGAGGAGACGGTGCGGCAGGCCGTCGCCTCCTTCTCCGTCGACGAGGAGTCGTCGGCCGTCGGTGTCGTACGGGGTCTGGCGCTGGGCAGACTGGGCGGCGGACAGGACAGGGCCACCTTCTGTGCCCGTTTCGCGCAGACCGCTTCGGCGCTGCGCGCCAAGTCGGTGGAGGACACCGCCTTCTACCGGTACACCCCGCTGATCCCGGCCGGGGAGGTCGGCGGTGATCCGGGCTCCCCCGCGACGAGCCCGGCGCAGTTCCATGCGTTCTGCGCCCGCCGTGCCCGGGACTGGCCGGCCGGCGGAACCGTCCTCACCACCCACGACACCAAGCGCAGCGCCGACGTCCGGGCGCGGATCGCGGTTCTGACCGAGTGTCCGGCACGGTGGGCGGAGCTGCTGGGCCGGCTGACCACGCCCGCGCCCGACCCACAGGTGGCCTGGGCGGCCTGGCAGACCGCCCTCGGGTTCGGAGCACCCGATCAGGAACGGCTCGGGCCCGCCCTGCTGAAATCCGTCCGGGAGGCCGGTCTGCGCACCAGCTGGACCGAGCAGAATCCGGAGTACGAGCAGGCGGTCGCCGATTTCGTGGCCGCAGGACCGGCCGGGCCCGCGTATGTCGCGGTCGCCCGGTTCTCCCGAGGGCTCGATCCGCACGCGCGGGCGAATGTGCTCGGTGCCGCACTGGTCCATCTGACGATGCCCGGGGTGCCCGACCTCTACCAGGGAACCGAGGATGTCTACCTCGCGCTGATGGATCCCGACAATCGCCGGCCGATGCGCCCGGTGGGCCCTCCCGGCCCGTCCGACACGGCCGACCGCCCGGATCTCTCGGCGGAGAAGTGCGCGATGACTCGGACGGCGCTGCTGCTGCGCCGCGAGTATCCCGAGGTCTTCGGAGAGTCGGGCAGCTATGCGCCACTGACCGCCGAAGGACCGGCCGGCGACCACTGCCTGGCGTTCTGCCGCTCGGGAGAGGTCGTCACGGCGGTCACCAGACTGTCGCTGCGGCTGGCGGACGCGGGCGGGTGGCGGGACACCGCGCTGCCGCTGCCGGCCGGTGTGTGGAGCGATCTGCTGCATCCGGAGCGGGAGTTCACGGGCACGGTGGCCGTGCGGGATCTCTTCGCCGGGCGGCCGGTCGCGCTGCTCAAGCGGGCCGCACCAGCAGAGACCGGGGCGCGCGGGTGA